A portion of the Leptospira kanakyensis genome contains these proteins:
- a CDS encoding DUF4870 domain-containing protein, producing the protein MTEVQLEQNVEEKKWARRAHLSTILTYPMALLPFPFFISSLGAMVYPFVMWLSRNKSSYSAKQSLEAMYLQAILSSVIFGIRVKFGNVDGLSTSERFMPVICYILMAFLHVVFLAIAIYRTTIGKAHHYPFSFFPLLFSSNQTKENWNELKKKFEDKVEFTEYKSQMERLDGFRLSTEKESKSLTDPSLQGLCNEYLHSLSDLRVNLAEDPLSYRKAKQFLNYFPETVSKILGQYNKLSVGSPDAEKRKTELNSLLSEVIKTTEQVRNKLKADETLNLDVEITAMKKNIEFGGY; encoded by the coding sequence ATGACTGAAGTGCAATTAGAACAAAATGTAGAGGAAAAAAAATGGGCCAGACGTGCCCATCTTTCTACAATTTTAACATATCCTATGGCCTTGTTGCCATTCCCATTTTTTATCTCATCTCTTGGTGCCATGGTTTATCCATTTGTTATGTGGCTTTCTCGGAATAAATCTTCTTATTCCGCCAAACAATCATTAGAGGCTATGTATTTGCAGGCTATATTGTCATCGGTTATTTTTGGCATTCGTGTAAAGTTCGGCAATGTTGATGGCCTTAGTACTAGTGAACGCTTTATGCCAGTAATATGCTATATACTTATGGCATTCCTTCATGTAGTTTTTTTGGCAATTGCCATCTATAGAACAACAATTGGTAAAGCACATCATTACCCATTTAGTTTTTTCCCTCTCCTTTTTTCTTCGAATCAAACGAAAGAGAATTGGAATGAACTAAAGAAAAAATTTGAGGATAAAGTCGAGTTTACTGAATATAAATCCCAAATGGAACGATTGGATGGATTTCGCCTTTCTACTGAAAAAGAATCCAAATCACTCACGGATCCATCGTTGCAAGGATTATGTAATGAATACTTACATTCTTTATCTGATTTACGTGTGAACCTCGCCGAAGACCCGCTCTCTTATAGAAAGGCAAAACAGTTTCTAAATTATTTTCCTGAAACTGTTTCCAAAATCTTAGGCCAGTACAACAAATTGAGTGTAGGTTCTCCTGATGCAGAAAAAAGGAAAACGGAACTAAATTCCTTACTGAGTGAAGTGATCAAAACTACGGAACAAGTCAGAAATAAACTCAAAGCAGATGAAACCCTAAATTTAGATGTTGAGATCACCGCGATGAAGAAAAACATCGAATTTGGTGGGTATTGA
- a CDS encoding inositol monophosphatase family protein, which yields MQSELLDRSYHFLNFLPTVSDFLVQKHKESGLKVDEKSLYNLVTEADLKAESMILDEIQKNYPGDGILSEERGKIEGNSGYTWVVDPLDGTTNYTHGLPLYGVSVGVVETDTMTPLIGMVFFPELNTYYHAIKGQGAFREKTPIQVSRTSSLKDSLFVTGFPYDRNLSLDTLMQYYKSILQKSRGIRRTGAATLDLCWLAEGKFEGYYELGLKPWDMAAAGLIVLEAKGKITSMDGNDFSILIPSLLATNGLVHEYLLAEFEGQINREVY from the coding sequence ATGCAATCAGAGTTACTGGATAGATCTTATCATTTTTTAAATTTCCTTCCGACAGTTTCCGACTTCCTTGTGCAAAAACATAAAGAGTCCGGCCTCAAGGTAGATGAAAAAAGTTTATACAATCTTGTGACGGAAGCTGATTTAAAAGCCGAATCCATGATTTTGGATGAAATCCAAAAAAACTATCCAGGAGATGGAATCCTATCAGAAGAACGCGGAAAAATTGAAGGTAACTCTGGATATACTTGGGTAGTGGACCCACTGGATGGAACCACTAATTATACCCACGGACTTCCGTTATACGGTGTTTCTGTTGGAGTTGTAGAAACAGATACTATGACTCCACTGATCGGAATGGTTTTTTTTCCAGAGTTAAATACCTACTATCACGCCATCAAAGGCCAAGGGGCTTTCCGAGAAAAAACTCCCATCCAAGTTTCTCGGACAAGTTCTCTAAAAGATTCGCTTTTTGTTACTGGGTTTCCTTATGATCGAAATTTATCTTTAGATACGCTGATGCAATATTATAAATCTATTTTGCAAAAATCTAGAGGTATCCGCAGAACAGGAGCCGCAACTCTCGATTTATGTTGGTTAGCTGAAGGAAAGTTTGAAGGATATTATGAACTTGGCCTTAAACCTTGGGATATGGCTGCTGCAGGTCTGATTGTTTTAGAGGCAAAAGGAAAAATTACTTCTATGGATGGAAACGACTTTTCTATTCTGATTCCAAGTTTACTCGCAACCAATGGTCTTGTGCACGAGTATCTTTTGGCAGAATTTGAAGGGCAAATCAATCGAGAAGTATACTAA
- a CDS encoding glycosyltransferase family 4 protein → MAKILIITARFLEHASGGAEKLAYDYASILSESSEVTVCTSTAKDYVSWKNELPKGENKENSIRIFRFPTTKTRNINKMNHLLNQCLEKGESVSEKEQYEFLKEQGPYCPDLVEYVSKEQNSYDLAILIGYLYYPVVASIPNLKIPFVVVPTFHDEPPFRLPMYRKTYLNNFFYSFNAPEEMAVYETYTKQKVNSYFLIGTYINDHLVHLDPKLPNTNENPNSNQLITIGRIEPAKGYPELFQYFQNWKLYSHRTDVTIKSLGSVASMEVPTDPFIRFTGFVSEEDKISEIQKSFLLLNPSAFESFSISIMEAWIQEKTVLVNAKSTVMRGHCLRSQGGLFYSDSLSFQRTLDFLLENREISKRLGKNGREYVLANFSKEVIRKKLNQMVSILLD, encoded by the coding sequence ATGGCAAAAATTCTAATCATCACTGCCCGGTTTTTAGAACATGCTTCCGGTGGCGCTGAAAAATTAGCTTATGATTATGCTTCAATTTTATCGGAATCAAGTGAAGTCACTGTTTGTACATCAACGGCTAAAGATTATGTAAGTTGGAAAAATGAATTGCCCAAAGGAGAAAACAAAGAAAATTCCATACGTATTTTTCGATTTCCAACGACAAAAACAAGAAACATAAACAAAATGAATCACCTACTAAACCAATGTTTGGAAAAAGGTGAGTCTGTTTCAGAAAAAGAACAATACGAATTTCTAAAAGAACAAGGGCCTTATTGCCCCGACTTAGTGGAATATGTTTCCAAAGAACAAAACTCTTATGATTTAGCCATTCTCATTGGTTATTTGTATTATCCAGTTGTTGCATCTATTCCCAATTTAAAAATTCCTTTTGTGGTTGTACCTACATTCCATGACGAACCACCATTCCGTCTCCCAATGTATCGTAAAACTTATCTTAATAATTTTTTTTACAGCTTCAATGCGCCGGAAGAGATGGCTGTATATGAAACATATACAAAACAAAAAGTTAATTCTTACTTTTTAATTGGAACCTATATCAACGATCATTTGGTTCATTTAGATCCAAAACTTCCAAACACTAATGAAAATCCTAATTCCAATCAGTTGATCACAATTGGTCGAATTGAACCGGCAAAAGGTTATCCAGAACTTTTCCAATACTTTCAAAATTGGAAGTTATACTCTCATAGAACAGATGTTACCATTAAATCGTTGGGATCTGTAGCTTCCATGGAAGTACCAACGGATCCTTTCATTCGTTTTACTGGTTTTGTTAGTGAAGAAGATAAAATATCAGAAATTCAAAAGTCTTTTCTTCTTCTCAACCCATCCGCTTTTGAAAGTTTTTCCATTTCCATAATGGAGGCATGGATTCAGGAAAAAACAGTTCTCGTTAATGCAAAATCTACTGTTATGCGAGGGCATTGTTTACGTAGCCAAGGAGGACTTTTTTATTCAGATTCACTTTCATTCCAACGAACATTGGATTTTTTATTAGAAAATCGTGAAATCTCCAAAAGACTTGGTAAAAATGGAAGAGAATATGTTTTGGCAAACTTTAGTAAAGAAGTGATTCGAAAAAAACTAAACCAAATGGTTAGTATACTTCTCGATTGA